CCAAACTTATCCGTATGTATTAgtaattcttctcttttccttctcttcattcCCTGTATACTACACTTAACACACACTGGCCTTCTCTGAGTCGCCCAGCACCAAAATTCTATTTTACAGTACTAACAGGCAATGTGGACAAAAGGATTACACATTCCACACAATCAACAAGGAGTTGGGGTATGACAGGACATAAAACAAGTTTCTTACTACACTGCCTAAAGTAATCATCAGGACCATATGCTGATGTAAACCTAGAGTTCACAACCCTTGACTGCTTACACGATGTCTGAAACCTCGTGTGACTACTCTGTCTTGTTCCAACACTTCTCAAATGCAGACGATGCTGTTGGGGCTTGGGATCATCTCCTTGAGGAACCTGTCGCAGTGCCTGACCATGCTCTGGGtataaaaccttttcctgatattgAAACAAAACCTGCCCTgacccagctccctgccctttgtttgagtcctgtcactggtcacacTTGTCACTGTCACGGTGCAGAGATCTGCACCTGCCCCTCTAATTCCCTCACTCCGGAGGATGTTGAAGACCACAATGACTCCCTTTActctcttcttctccaggctgaacaaacaaagtgacctcagctgcacCTAGGGCTCCCCCTCCAGAGCCTGCCACGTCCTTGGAGCCCTCCTTTGCATTCTGTCTAATGGCTTAATATCTTTTCATACTGTGGTGTCCCAAACTGTGCCTATTTCCAGTGATGGGCTACTCCTTCAGGCTGCTGGCATCACcatcagagacagaaaacagcTTCTTCTCCGAGAGTGATCCCTATCCTCTGCACTTCCCCACCTGTCAGCCTCAATGTTCACTGAAAATTGCAAGTTTGCGGCCCTCCATTGCTGTGCTCTCCAGGGATGCAGTTGTGTTTGGACATGAGCTGCCACAACCAGACATGCAAAACTGGAGCACAGAATACCAGAGTCTGGGaggattctttatttttcctgattgCAGGAAAGACAGTCAGAAAAGCATAAGGAAACATATCAGAGTCTCTGTAAAATCCAGTCATCCTGGGAAACTTTGTAGCAGATGCTGTTCTGGTGCTACTGCCACTCTCTTccatgaagaaaagcaattcaAGCATCATCATCTGAACAGGTAACAAGTGCTGCCAGCAGTAGCTCTAGGTACTCCTACCAACAGCcccaggagaagcagcacagcccccagtGCACATTGGTTCTTTCTCCCTGTGGCAGAGAAgcctcccagggcacaggtctCTGGGGCAGAAGATGATGCCAGCGCTGCCCGGGCTCAAGGGGAGTGGCAGCTCTGCTTGGGCGGGGACTCTGCCACACCTGCAGATTTCAGTGTTCCCCTGGCCCCAGGGGTCAGAGCAGCACTCGTGCCCCGGCCCACACATTCCTTGTCTGTGTCACACCCACAGTTTTAGGGTGGCCACCAGGTGGGACGTGTCCCAAGGAGGCCATGCCAGCTTCTGAGCAAGGCCctgtgcccttcctgctgcGGCTGTGTcggcagccctgggggctccttctgctgccctgagcctgcagagcaggacagcGTTTGCCCATGGTGTGAGCCGTTCCAAAAGATCCTGTACCAGGGCCGTCTTAGACACTTGGGGCGAGGGATTCCTTCCAACCTGGGCCactttggctgggctgggagcggCCCCAGGGTAGGTGGTGGTGTGTCTAAGGGCCCTTTGTGACACGCTGGAGCTCCATGGTCACCATGGCATGGAACGGTACAGGGTGACCAAGGACCGTTGGTGACACGTGGTGACAGGTGCTGGCAACGACGCAGCCACGCCACATTCTTTGGAGCGGGCGACGGGACAGGACGcgccagagcagtgctgtgaggagcccCCGCACAGCGCACTCGTTTGTGCCTGACCCGGAGCTTTTCCGAGGAGTGACTCGTGCAGCTGACCTCACGGCCAGACTGCAAGGCTTGGTGACTCGTAGGTTTTCCAGAGCATCTCCTATCGCAGTGGCCTGTGCTCTCCAGGCCACACTGTGGGATTTGGTGACCTGAATCCTTGACGAGGAAATCTCCTGTCATTGTGGCAGGAGCCCTCGAGACCGGAGAGCAGGACGTGCTGTCCTGCAGCCTTCCTGAGCCTTCTCTGTCGCAGGTGCTTTCAAGGCACAACTGCACAACTCGTTGACCCAGAGCTTTCCTGAGGCCTCTCTCTAAGGGGTGCTGCGGCATGGCGGGCAGATTTCCTGGCCTGTCCAAAGTATTCAGgggcaaaagaaagaaaggccctggagctgccccagcacaagAGCCTGAAGAGGTGGAGCAGTTCAAGACACTGCAGGATGGTGAGTGGAAGAGCTGGGCCACTGCAGGATGGCTGCAGACAGCTtggccccatcccatcccatcccatcccatcccatcccatcccatcccatcccatcccatcccatcccatctgcTGTGGACACggccagggacaggacagaagaggggctggggctgaatCTCGCAGCGCCCTTGCTGCATCCCCTGGGGCagtcccagcctggggaggacagggctgggccGTGTTCTCCGGCCTCTCCCGAAgcccctcagctctggctgctctcgCTCTTTGCCAGATGCAGGCACAGACCGCACACAAGAGAAGGAGCCTGCCCGTGGCTTCTTCCGAAGAACACTGAAGGTACCTGCAGCCATCCCCACCTGGGCTGggcctgctgtcactgctcagccGAGCACCACGCTTGGAGCACTCCATGCAAAATGTctctcttccctgtcctttATTCTCCTGCAGATGTTCCGGAGGTTCCTGCGCATTCGGCGCAGAAGGATCAGCCCCACTGCAACAGAGGCCGAGCCTGACTGCCGGGTGATCGagctccaggcagagcctgaCGTCAGCCCAGATTTGGATGAGGAATTAGAACGTTCAGGCACTGCACTGGAGGATCACGGGGCAAAGGCTGACACGGCTGTGCCTGAGGATTTGGCCATCACAATTGTCAACACTGAAGCGACTCATGGCATCGGATATACTGGCACCACACCCACTCCCACTGTGATTCCTGATCCCActagggttttttcccagatgAGTGGTATTTCTTCTGAGCAGCAGGTAAacagcctggggccagggctggaggccTTCCAGGATCGTGTGTCCCTCCAAGCCACAGCCACTGGGCCCCCTCAGCCTTTGAGGCCAGCACAGTgtggcaggaagggaagcaCTTCTTGGCGGAAGCCGAGGAACTTGCTCCCTTGGACAGCGCTCCAAGTCTTCCCCATGCCTCTTCCAGGTGCCAGCCATTGTAAGGGACATTTACAAGAGTTTGGCATCCCAGGAACATCTGGATCCCAGGCTGCCCATGAACATTGTGAAGTTGGCCAAAGAACACCCAGCTGACGTGGTGCTGACCCTCCTGCGCTGTGCCCCAACGTGTGACAGGTACGGGGCCTGCCTGCCTTGAGAGCTCAGGGCTCACCAGCCATTAGGGCCACCGCCCTGCACGGCCTGTGCAATGGGCTCTGCCAGACAGGCAGAGAGGTCCAGGACCCTCGGGCCCCTCTGTTTCCCGAGCCTGCTGCcatgctccctccctgcccttcagggcACTGGGGCTCTCTCACCTggcctccagagctgcacagggcaTGGTAGTGTGACTGAGATGCCTTTGACACACAGCTCTgattccacagagctgctgcaacgATCTGGAGAGCCGTAGGCTCATCGGGACCAGCGATGGAGAAGGTGCTGCCAGAACTGGCCCGTGTAATGGAGCACTGGCCACTATACAAGATGTGCACCTCTGATGGAGACAACAAAGACGTTTTTGCCCTGGCTGTGAGTTTCTGGGCCTTTGCTCACTCCCAGGtgtcctctccagcagctctccatcctctccctgcctAAGGCACTGGGCTGAAACCTGGGCTAAGGGCAGGCTCAGGGGGCACCAGGCCCACTGCTCCCTCTGCGTCTCTCCCCTGGGGCCCTGCCACATGGACACCTCAGCACTGAGTGCTCTCTTGGGCTGCTTCTTTTCCAGTCTACTCTGGTGCTCTGGGTGATTGTCCAGATGCCTCAGCGCCATGAGGCACTGATGCATGCTTCCTACCCTCTGTTTAcggctctgctcctccatgtTGTCATCACCACACAGCAGATGCCAGAGGAAGTTGATCACTTCTGGAGAGCATGCCAGCAGGAACACCACCTTCCCAACAACCCCAACAGGTCCCGGTCCTTCTGTCCTTCCCATGCCCTTGTAGCCAGTGTGAGTGCTCCCAGTGTGACCCAGGCCTTGCTCTGCACACAGGTTTGCAGTGCAGGCCATGAAGGCTCTGCTCCGCTGTCTGGAATATGATATTGAGTTGATGGCAATGGAGCGCAAGCGTGGATGGGACACGATGCTCTGTGCCGACACCCAGCACTATGCCATGGGTCTGCTGGCCAGGTGAGACCCCCTtcacccctctgtccccagcatttgtgctctgtgctcagggtgCCCCCCACAGTGCCTATGCTCATGGCCCAGAGAGCCTCATCACTGTGGGACGGCTGAGCAGACTGGAAAAGGCTGGGTGCAAGGAGGATCCACCTCCCAAAATGCCCACATGTcctccagggatgctggggaAAGACCGGACATCTGTGAGTCAGTCCTGGGAAAGGTTTCCTTCCCTCCACCTCAGGCTCTTTGTGCCTTTTTGCCCCCCGACAGGGAGATGCGCCGTTACTGGAGCTCTTTGTGTTCCCATGTTGCATACCAGATTATCCTGAGGCTCAGCAAGGAGCAGCCAAGCTGGGATCTGCCTTTCCTGGCATTCCTTGTGGAGGTGAGCCTGAAGGCCAGCgctgcctggctgagctgcctcacagctctctgccctCTCGTAGCCACATCCCGTGCCTGGGACGGCGCCCTAcgccctgtgctgctgctgctgctgcctggggccgGCCCTGTGCGGTTCCGGGCTCCTGCCGGCCGGgccctgtgtcactgccctgtgcctttCAGGTCCTCCAGTGCTTGGACGTGACCAAGTGCTGTGACACAGTCCTGAACGTCATGTCCAGGTACCTGCAGAGCGCGTGCAGGGAGAGGCGTCGCCTGGTGCTCAGAGGTCTCGTGGTGCTCAGCAAGGAGCCCTCCATGGTGAGACGGGGGCAGCGGCTGAAGCTgcactggggagagcagccccgTGGGCTGGCTGGGcttcaggagctgaggcagctgctccaagctctcctgcctcagctgcccGGCTGCTTTGGGACAGGCCTTTGGCCTCTGGGCCGTGCGGCAGCAGGCTGCACTTGCAGTGCCAGGGGGCCGCTGTTGGTGGTGCAGCTGTTCATGGCTTCACAGCATGGCCTTGTGTTCCACACAGGCCAGACCTATACGCAGCCTGTCTCGAAGTTTTCTGGATCTGCTGGGGGATGCAGATGGAAACATCGTCAGCATGTCTCTCTCTATGTTCATGAATATGCTCCAGAACAAAAGTCTCATGATATCTAGCACTTCTGCCCTGAAGCTGGCGAAGCCACTGCTGCCACTCTTTGAAAACGTAAGGCTTTGTTGCCCCCAACAACAGGCACTGGTTGCTGCCAAGAAATGTGCTCTGTGGATTTTGAGGCTTTTGCCCAGGTGGGCTGGAGAAGTTGGTATTTAGgtctttcccccctcctttcttccagctGAACAGTCACGTGCAGCTCCTCTCCATTCAACTTCTTCAAAAAGTGATGGAGTTGGTAGTGGACGAGGGGAAAAAGACCCTGGAGGGAATTGTGAGCCAGAGCCTACTCCCTCTCTTCTTGCACTACCATGATGAGAACCTGCACGTGGCAAATGTGAGGTTTTGTGCGATGCTGGTGCATCCCTGGAGGGGGCTcggctgcctcctgccctggtgcctcccaggctgcagcctcctcctggccACGGCACAGGGATGAAAATCCTGTGTCCTGGACAGTGGTGCCATCTcggcatttctgctgctctccaggccgCTTGGGAAACCTTGCATTGTGCGGCCAGGTTCTTGATGAAGACACATCTCCAGGAGGTGCTGAAGACAGAGCAGACATTGAAAATCACTGAATGTCTGGTAAGGATGGCCTGGAGAGTATCCCTGCCCCTGGTACTCAGTGTGTGGTGTTGGCAGCTGCGGCCCcttgcccagcactgcagccaggggctcCAGCCTGCGCCCCACACGCCGCTCCCTTCCCCGGGCCCCgggctcttctccaggctcctgTGGCCCCGAGCCGGGTGCCCGTGGAGCCCCTCTGCCAACCCTTCCCTGCTGCCGCTCTCTGCAGCTGACAGACGACAGGAGCCGAGCGGCCGAGaccctgctccaggccctgccGTACCTGGAGAGCCCACAGGAGCCCCTGCGAGAGGCGGCCCTCAGGTTCATCGGTGAGCCACGGGCCCGGGCTCCCTCCCCGGCCCGCCGCAGCTCGGCCCCCGCCCCGACCCCGGCTGCTGCcccggctgcggcggcggccgggcccggcgccgtGGAGCCCCGCCCGGCctcggggccgccgccgccctctgGCAGCCGTGCCCTGGGGCGGCAGCGTGCGGCAAGGGcccgggctgagccctgccGGGGCAGGAGGCCGTGTGGCCACAgggccggcagcgccgccggcAGGGAGCCGTGCCGCTGGGGCCCGACAGGCTCTGTGTTCACAGGGTCCGCCAGGGAAATCTTGAGAGGGCAGAAGGAAGCGCTCCATGTCGTCAGTGAGCGTGAGTGAGGGCAGAG
The genomic region above belongs to Sylvia atricapilla isolate bSylAtr1 chromosome 7, bSylAtr1.pri, whole genome shotgun sequence and contains:
- the LOC136363791 gene encoding LOW QUALITY PROTEIN: maestro heat-like repeat-containing protein family member 7 (The sequence of the model RefSeq protein was modified relative to this genomic sequence to represent the inferred CDS: inserted 2 bases in 1 codon), producing MAGRFPGLSKVFRGKRKKGPGAAPAQEPEEVEQFKTLQDDAGTDRTQEKEPARGFFRRTLKMFRRFLRIRRRRISPTATEAEPDCRVIELQAEPDVSPDLDEELERSGTALEDHGAKADTAVPEDLAITIVNTEATHGIGYTGTTPTPTVPAIVRDIYKSLASQEHLDPRLPMNIVKLAKEHPADVVLTLLRCAPTCDRAAATIWRAVGSSGPAMEKVLPELARVMEHWPLYKMCTSDGDNKDVFALASTLVLWVIVQMPQRHEALMHASYPLFTALLLHVVITTQQMPEEVDHFWRACQQEHHLPNNPNRSRSFCPSHALVASVSAPSVXPRPCSAHRFAVQAMKALLRCLEYDIELMAMERKRGWDTMLCADTQHYAMGLLAREMRRYWSSLCSHVAYQIILRLSKEQPSWDLPFLAFLVEVLQCLDVTKCCDTVLNVMSRYLQSACRERRRLVLRGLVVLSKEPSMARPIRSLSRSFLDLLGDADGNIVSMSLSMFMNMLQNKSLMISSTSALKLAKPLLPLFENLNSHVQLLSIQLLQKVMELVVDEGKKTLEGIVSQSLLPLFLHYHDENLHVANAAWETLHCAARFLMKTHLQEVLKTEQTLKITECLLTDDRSRAAETLLQALPYLESPQEPLREAALRFIGEPRARAPSPARRSSAPAPTPAAAPAAAAAGPGAVEPRPASGPPPPSGSRALGRQRAARARAEPCRGRRPCGHRAGSAAGREPCRWGPTGSVFTGSAREILRGQKEALHVVSERE